Proteins encoded together in one Lathyrus oleraceus cultivar Zhongwan6 chromosome 5, CAAS_Psat_ZW6_1.0, whole genome shotgun sequence window:
- the LOC127084079 gene encoding lysM domain-containing GPI-anchored protein 1, which produces MQKATLLLSLLFHFFSTITSKSTIEPCTNSDTCNALLGYTLYTDLKVSEVSSLFQIDPISLLTANAIDISYPDVEHHILPSKLYLKIPISCSCVDGIRKSVSTNYKIRPSDTLSTIADSVYGGLVSSDQLKEANSISDPSVLDVGQNLVVPLPCTCFNGSDNALPAIYLSYVVQPLDSLSYIAARYFTTLTDLMNVNAMGSTSISDGDILAIPIPACASNFPKYASDFGLLVPNGSYAITAGHCVQCSCGPRNLNLYCMPASLAVSCSSMQCKSSNLMLGNVTVQQTSGGCNVTSCSYDGLVNGTIATMLTPSLQPRCPGTQEFPPLIAPPTTVARESVFAPAPSPSSLLDGTDGRSPKSSVVPSTGFTPANGPVSGISSGASAACSLLKPLPILTVPLVLLLVKLMIPLAL; this is translated from the exons ATGCAGAAAGCCACTCTATTACTCTCACTACTCTTCCACTTTTTCTCGACCATAACCTCAAAATCAACAATCGAACCATGCACAAACTCCGACACATGCAACGCTTTACTCGGTTACACACTCTACACAGACCTCAAAGTCTCCGAAGTTTCATCTCTCTTCCAAATCGACCCTATCTCTCTCCTAACTGCCAATGCCATTGACATCTCTTACCCCGACGTAGAACACCACATCCTCCCTTCCAAACTCTACCTCAAAATCCCAATCTCATGTTCCTGTGTCGACGGGATTCGCAAATCCGTTTCCACCAACTACAAAATTCGTCCTTCTGACACTCTTTCCACCATTGCTGACTCTGTTTACGGTGGTTTGGTTTCTTCCGACCAGCTTAAAGAGGCTAATTCTATTTCCGATCCTTCTGTTCTTGATGTTGGACAGAACCTTGTTGTTCCTCTTCCTTGTACTTGTTTCAATGGTTCTGATAATGCTTTGCCTGCTATTTATCTGTCTTATGTTGTTCAGCCACTTGATAGTTTGAGTTATATTGCTGCTAGATATTTTACTACTCTTACCGATTTGATGAATGTTAATGCTATGGGAAGTACTTCTATCTCTGATGGTGATATTCTTGCTATTCCTATTCCGG CCTGTGCTTCAAATTTTCCGAAATATGCTTCTGATTTCGGCTTGCTTGTCCCTAATGGAAGCTATGCCATTACAGCAGGCCACTGTGTGCAATGTAGCTGTGGACCCCGAAACTTAAA TTTGTACTGTATGCCGGCTTCTCTAGCTGTTTCTTGCTCCAGCATGCAATGTAAAAGCAGCAATCTTATGCTTGGCAATGTTACCGTGCAACAGACTAGTGGTGGTTGTAATGTGACTTCTTGCAGTTATGATGGTCTTGTTAATGGCACCATAGCGACAAT GTTGACACCGTCTCTTCAGCCTCGATGCCCAG GGACACAGGAATTTCCTCCTCTTATCGCCCCACCTACAACTGTTGCGAGAGAATCAGTATTTGCACCGGCACCGTCTCCATCATCGCTGTTAGATGGAACTGATGGGAGATCACCCAAATCCTCTGTGGTGCCTTCAACAGGATTTACTCCGGCTAATGGCCCTGTTAGTGGAATTTCTTCTGGTGCTTCTGCTGCATGCTCTTTGCTGAAACCATTACCCATTTTGACAGTTCCACTTGTGTTATTACTTGTCAAGTTGATGATCCCCTTAGCATTGTAA